The Candidatus Methanomethylicota archaeon genome includes the window GTGGGTGGGGGTTTTATTGATGATTTGGATGGTGAATCTGCATTTGTCTGAGCCTTTGGCTATGCAGGATGTTTCTGTGGCGTGGACTGGGGTTTTGAGGGTTTCACTGAGGAATCCCTCGATTAATCCTATGGTGAGGGATGCTCCGGCATATCCTTGTAGGCTGCGTCCCACCATGCATTCCACGTTTCCGGTTAGGCTTAGCTCTATGCGCCCCTCTTGGAGGCTGATTTTCTCGATTTCCAGTTGGCCTATGCCCATGGCTTTAAGTTGGGATGCAGCTTTCTCGAGGTGGCTTGTGAGGGTGGCATAGGCCTCTTGTGAGGTGAGGGTGTGGAGGGTTTGGCCGGCTCTGAAGCCCATGGAGTAGAGTATGCTTCTATAGCCGAAGGGGCTGCATTCCATTAGTCCCCTCATCATGGATTCAAGCATGGCCATATTCATCTCTTTAGGGTTTAATTGCTCCTTTAACTTCATGGGTTGCCACTCACTGGCTTAATTTTGCTTGGCCTTTTATTAAGGGCTTATGAACCATTGTTATGTAACATTGTTATGTAACGTTGGTTCGCAAGGGATATACCTTTAGCGGTGGGGTAAGTGTTG containing:
- a CDS encoding 4-vinyl reductase, whose translation is MKLKEQLNPKEMNMAMLESMMRGLMECSPFGYRSILYSMGFRAGQTLHTLTSQEAYATLTSHLEKAASQLKAMGIGQLEIEKISLQEGRIELSLTGNVECMVGRSLQGYAGASLTIGLIEGFLSETLKTPVHATETSCIAKGSDKCRFTIQIINKTPTHNGTPGFPENQPNP